In Streptococcus mitis, the DNA window ATGCTTGCACCATCAAGTCAACAGGTAAAAAGGCCAATCGTTGGGAAATTACGCGTGTAGGGGCAGATATCAAAATCAAATGCAGTAATTGTGACCATATTGTCATGATGGGACGCTATGATTTTGATCGAAAGATGAATAAAATTATTGACTGATACTCAATGAAAATCAAAGAGCAAACTAGGAAACTAGCCGCAGGTTGCTCAAAACACTGTTTTGAGGTTGCAGATAGAACTGACGAAGTCAGTAATATCTATACGGTAAGGCGACGTTGACGTGGTTTGAAGAGATTTTCGAAGAGTATGAGAACCCTTAGTTAGAGGGTTAGCAAGTTTTCCCTTTTTGTGTTATAATATTAGGGATTGAAATGAAAACGGAGAATGAGAAAATATGGCTTTAACAGCAGGTATCGTTGGTTTGCCAAACGTTGGTAAATCAACACTATTTAATGCAATTACAAAAGCAGGAGCAGAGGCAGCAAACTACCCATTTGCGACGATTGATCCAAACGTTGGAATGGTAGAAGTTCCAGATGAACGCCTCCAAAAACTAACTGAAATGATTACTCCTAAAAAGACAGTTCCAACAACTTTTGAATTTACAGATATCGCAGGGATTGTAAAAGGAGCTTCAAAAGGAGAAGGGCTAGGGAATAAATTCTTGGCCAACATCCGTGAAGTAGATGCGATTGTTCACGTAGTTCGTGCTTTTGATGATGAAAATGTTATGCGTGAGCAAGGACGTGAAGACGCCTTTGTAGATCC includes these proteins:
- a CDS encoding DUF951 domain-containing protein; the protein is MYQVGNFVEMKKPHACTIKSTGKKANRWEITRVGADIKIKCSNCDHIVMMGRYDFDRKMNKIID